GTATACATGTCATATTGAGTGCAAGTAGTATAGATACATTGCCCCAGTGCTGAATTAATCATTGGATATTACGTCTCAAGCATTTCCTAGAAAAGATGATGGTAGTTGGTGCTGCCATCCCCATTTAACCTGTTGTCTCTGCCTATATATGCCAAATCTTTCCTCAGCCTTGAGCGGGACCTTACTATACTGTTGGTGAGGTGCGGAATGTGCCTAGCATTATGGAGGCCATCTCCTCAACAATTCTCCTCCAACAATTTTTGAAAGCAGCTTGTATAAGAAATCAAATCGCAGCTACCCCCTCGCTGTTCACATTGCACTGTGCTCACATAGAATGAAACCCACCATGCTCCAGCCATAATCGCACTGAGCTTTGGCATCAACATGACATGAAATCAAGTCATGTGACCTTCTCCATAATATAATGTGCAAGCATGATCGGACAAAGACAGAGATATAAACATATGTGGACGTACAGCGCTCTTGTCAGCATTTCAGTCTCTCCTCGTCCAGTCATGCTTGCACACTGCATCATGAATCCAAACCAACCAGCCTGCGAACATGTTCTAGCCTCTCCATAAAACTTGCCTCATCAACAAAGACGTTGCTCCGTTCTTGCTTCTGTCAGACTAATTGGGTTGTCATGATGTCAAAACAAAGAGCTGATCATGTTTTAATATCTGATGAAATAGAAGAAAGTGTCTTTTTATGAAATTCTAATTTCTGCCCAAGCCTGTCATAACTTACGGACATATTAAAACTGTTCTTAATTGCATAGTTAAAAGAACTTGCCATTCTCTCTGccaaagttgcatttgtttcgcTTATTTTTTGCAGTGTGCTGTCACTGTCGCCAAGTTATCAGCGTTTCTGACTTAAAATTGGGGCGTCTCGCAGCCATAAAATTGATCTTTGCCACATTTGTTTCATTTACAATTCCGCACATCTTATACATGTTATCTCACACGTTAACACACGTTTTTTAAAGATACTGCCAATATGAACACTGTCAATGATAAGCTGTTTCTTGCACCAAAAAAGTCATATGCAGACCTATCTCACTGTTGGGATCTAGCTAGGTGATGGGAAGCTTTGTGCGGGTGCGTAAACAATGCTTCAAACGGTGCTTGTGCACTTGTTTTCTGTTGTGTTGCTAATAAATGGGCATATACACAGTTGCCCAATAATGGCATACGCTAAATACAAGAAATTTAATGAAATAAAAGAGGCCATTGTATATGATATGCTATTCAATTAAGACTGAGGTCTACGTGCTTGAGAGATACCTTTGAGGCGACATTATATGAAAAGGACTTCTGTCGGGATTTGTTGTTTTGCTAGGCAGAATAAAACATGCGCTCACTGGCACTACACATTGTCAGTGAATATTCCATCATGTACACTCGGCCTACTCTACAAGAAACACTCCAACGGACTTGATATTCTGGGGAAGAAGCAAAGAGAGGTTCTGCGAGGCTCCTTGAAAATTGGTAGACATCCTCAAATGCTGACCTGTTTGCATTGAAATTAAAGCCAGAAGGTTTGCCTTCTTTATCACAAATTTCTGCCAGCTGGTAGCTGAATATCTACATACCAGCTAACAATATGTCATATGCGTACATTAAAACTGGAAGTAGAGACTTGAAATATCTGTGAAATTTTAGATGTGTggtttttaatgtttttttttttttcgtgttcaacTCAACAGTTTTATATTCGAAATAGTCGCAGAATTTCTGACTGAATATACGGATAAGCAACAATTGTTGCAACCTACAGGGAGTAATGAACCATATGGGAATGGTGTACTTTCCGATCAAGGTGCCAACAGACACAGAAAAGCAAAGACCAATGCCACTGCTTGTCTGCTTTCCTATCTCTGTTGGTGCCTTGTACTGAGGTTGGATGTATACCAACTTTTCAGCTTACGGTTTTTATATGCTGGAACCTGCACTAGGATTTATGCTCATTGTGTCTGCATGGTATCAGAGAAATAAGTTTCGGAGTGTTTTAAGACAGCCGATTATCGTTTTTGTGTAGTGGCGCAAATGTTCAGAGGTTATCCTTAACTCCTGAATCAAATGCAAACACAAGTTTGTGTGGCCTTGTGATCTGGATTCTGCGAGTATTAAATTTTGCGAGTAACGAAGAAAGAGGCAGAGGTGCATGTACAGAGAAGTGTGGATCAAAGTGATGCATTTTTGATGCTTCGACACCTCTGGCGAGCACGCGGTGAATCAATAACGCCTACCACGCTCGCGACCTGTGACGCGACCGCAGAGACTATCCGCTCCGCCAAATCCGGCGGCAGCAATAAAGAAAGCCAAAGAAAGCTCTTTGGAGGGATAGAACACGCTTTTGTAAACCATTCTTGAACGAAAACGATACTCGAAGGTTATGATTTTGTGTACTGCATGCACCAGAGAAACACTATTGCTTACAGTTCGTTTGACTAGTATCTAGCGCAAAGAAGGGACAACCTAATACACAATGCAGGACAGTAGCACTCTATTtgtctatttctttttatttagttgCCCCttcattgcattaaaaaaaaaaagaattagtgACGTATGCCGACCATGACGTACTTTTCGTGCCTGCTGTCGCTTCCGGTGTCTGCAGCACAATAAAGCATGGCCTTCGAAAGTAACCTTTTCAGATTCGTAATAATTTTTGATAGAAAACGAGGTTAGCGCCAAAGAGCGGCTTTCTCGTTGATGCTCATAGTAACAAAAACACGCAATCTCAAAGGTCCTAATTCTTTCTACTGCAATTTAGTGCCAAATTTACGTCAATGTCACCATAATTTGCTGAGTAAACGCgccatactttttttttactggtcTGGCCACCATGAGTGTCCTCTCTTGCGTTTttttatacatatatttttttaggTTGCCATATAAGCCGTCGTTTTTGGCGGCGACCTCATAGACACCATTGCTGGTCCGTTGGAGTGTGTTCTGTGTTTCGTACGCCAATCGCCAAAGAGTAAGCAAGCATGTCTGGTCGCGGCAAGGGCGGCAAGGCCAAGGCGAAGGGAAAGTCCCGGTCTTCGCGGGCCGGTCTCCAGTTTCCCGTGGGCCGCATCCATCGGCTGCTGCGCAAGGGCAACTACAGCGAGCGGGTAGGTGCTGGCGCACCGGTCTACTTGGCTGCCGTGTTGGAGTACCTAGCCGCCGAGGTGCTCGAATTGGCGGGAAACGCGGCCCGCGACAACAAGAAGACGCGCATCATCCCACGTCACCTGCAACTGGCCAttcgcaacgacgaggagctcaACAAGCTGCTCTCGGGCGTCACCATATCACAAGGCGGCGTTCTGCCTAACATTCAGGCCGTCCTGCTGCCCAAGAAGACCGGCCAGACCAGCACAGCCGGCAAACCCGGCAAGAAAGGCGGTTCCAGCCAGGAGTTTTGAGGACATTTTGCTGTTCACTAAGTCGCCGCATTCCTCTTGTTAAACCACCCCGGCCGGTCAGCGGCTCAGAACTTCGCGCATTGTTTCATCTGTTCATGTTCATGCGTGTGTTCAGAACTGTAGTCATGCTGCTTTGTCGTTAGGCCTAAGTGTGGCTTATTCTGTAGCAGCACTCGTGTATTTGCTTTTATTTCGCCCTGTACTGTCGTACCTTCCCATTGTCATCTTGGTCTTTCCTCACAGAACTGTGTAAAATCTTACAAAATGAAAAGGTCATCATTGAACTGAAAAATAAAGCACTTCGAACTGCTACTATTGCTGAATTCTTATTTTGGCGTTACCGTATCGCGCGGCAAAATACAGTTGCGCGGTTGGTAGCAGCAAATGGCCGTAGTAATATCCGGCATTTGACTGTCAACAGTGATGTCAACAGCCGGCGGCGTCCAACTTTCATGTAAGTAAATCGGGCCGATGCATTCGCTTGAGTCGGTGCTCAGTACTGTCTGCAAAAGCGCAAGTAGCACTGCTGCGGGATCGCAATTCCCAAGATTATTTTCGGCTAACGCCCTGGGGTGCTCGGCTCCATGAGTACTGAACGCGCACAATGAAAATctccctgtaaaaaaaaaatacaaaatggCGCTTAACTTCGCGCCATTTCTAACCATTTCTAGATCTTTGCCTTTCAAGTTCAAAACGTCATTGCTTCCTCATATTccgtttttttaaaattattttcgcgCATTCGTTTCTCTTATGCGGAATAGCATATTCCGTAATGATTTCTCGATTGTAGTTCAATTCGTTCAATGCTTCATCTTTGCACGCCAGAGGGCTTGGGCAACGCGTGCGGCGGAGTGGCCGCAGGTAACTGGAGATTATTTGTTCTTCAGGCACTTCAGATTCCTTCGCACTAAATAGTACTTCCACATGGTTGAGATGAGTGTTATGGTGTCTAAAACAGCGCTTAGTGTTGCCGCCGGTGTTTGTGGCACACTGTTTATAGGTTACTGTATTTATTTCGACCGAAAGCGCCGAAGTGACCCACTCTTCAAGCAAAAGCTGAAGGAACGTAAGTTGTGTAAAACGATTTCCTTAAACAAGTGCAGCACATTCTTATTGTACTGAGCGAAGTACTCGTAAGGGCCTAAAAGGTCATTGCAGTCCAGCTGCCACTGTCTCGTATCCGCCAGTGTGCTCGGAGATGGCACGTCGGATTAGTTGCTTGCCCTGACCGGTGTttctaaagccgagaccacacgtacgcttgcggacgcgcgctagctcgcgtccgcgcgcctagcgcctgccgcgcctcgcgagtaatggtggtttgcatccacaaagacgcgcgacagcgcgcgctcactgggctcactcacagacgcctcggcaggcgctgcttcgtactttgttactgacagcgtttcaagatgcttcgatatttataaac
The sequence above is a segment of the Dermacentor variabilis isolate Ectoservices chromosome 7, ASM5094787v1, whole genome shotgun sequence genome. Coding sequences within it:
- the LOC142588232 gene encoding histone H2A-like, giving the protein MSGRGKGGKAKAKGKSRSSRAGLQFPVGRIHRLLRKGNYSERVGAGAPVYLAAVLEYLAAEVLELAGNAARDNKKTRIIPRHLQLAIRNDEELNKLLSGVTISQGGVLPNIQAVLLPKKTGQTSTAGKPGKKGGSSQEF